Below is a genomic region from Thalassophryne amazonica chromosome 3, fThaAma1.1, whole genome shotgun sequence.
TGACATTTTGTCTTGTGGTTCAGTAACACATGGAGCTGTCCCAGGGTGGCAACtggagccaggtagaggtcaaccaagggttacacaggggtcaacatttaaaaaatactccaatcatattgaagcaTATACCACATCATTTAACtgataataatttgcatcacgttttaacaaatttggagaactttaacctttgaccctgtGTGTActgagtgacctttgtcacctatTCTGCGTTTTAAACccattaactccagaacattcagtcataaatagtctaaactatacactTATAGGATATTTATCAGAAAATTTATTCTCCTTAAACAGGACAGAAACCTCCTCGGCTCGTCAACTGTTTCATCAACataaacaccaaatttggtgctttcagaCAAACTGATAGTTTCTTCTTGAAAATCCCGTGAAGCCTTTTAGTTTTGGTGAAATGCTGCCCTCGTGTGTCCaataaatgtatttacaattataaaaGCAGAAGTATAGAAACAAAGTAAAACGTGTACTTTGTTGGaatatttttgctggaagttgaggtTCTTATCCAAAAATTTAACAACAACCTGTAAATTTTCTTGAATGCCATCTTGTTTTTATTCCCCTTTCAAAAAACATGACATTCAGGAACATGCtccattttgggtgaatttcttAGTTTTCATGACAGAGTTGATATTTTTCCCAAAATTAAATTTTTCAAAATTCTGCATTCAATAACAGAgctttgattaatcaaacaaaaccatcagaattaaaatttATTAGAAACTGGGTGAATTTCATTATTTTCCAAACTAGTCTGTTtatacaacaaaaacataaattttgtgaggaagaattgtgaacaatgtttaaattaatgttaaaaaacccatcagaattaaaatcagaaactgaaggagaaagtgtgaatttcactattttcagCATCTGAGAAAGAATTGTGAACACAGCAAAAGAAAACAAATCCAGGAATAAGTGAAGAAGGGAAGAAAATGGGGGTAAATTCCCCCCCGCCAAAAAAGTCTATGTCCCaaaatttacatttatttcttTGTGTCGTTGTGAGTTTCTGATTTTTCCTGACCGTGCACGTTGTGACCACAACCTGTGAAAAACAGCCTTGTGTGTGTGAAGCTTTTACACAAAAGCTGCTTTGATAAATCCAGTTGATGAACAGATGAAAGGTCTGATCAAATCCAATAAGAATCCATCTGATAAAGGTGTTTTTCCAATAGTCAGTTGattcacataaaaaaacaaaaaaacatgtgcGTCCTTTCTCTTCAGGGGGCCGACACACAATGCCGtgtgtttaacaaaaatacacaaatacactgcttcactttaaatacacaacaCGTCTATTTAAGATAATCTGTGTCACTGTTTGAGAGCACAAAGCTGATAAGAACACAGTGAACTCTATGCAGCTGCAGACAAACTCTGCAGGCCTTGGTGCAGGGGCAGAGCCACAGGGGCGAGGGGTGGGGAAAGAGCCCCCCAAAccccttaaaggtccacttttgcaacaatgtaaatacattttttgcaaGTAATAATAATCAGTATATGTGGGCCAAAAAGGGCTTTTCTCAGGAGGGTGGTTAGGGTCTCCCTTAGTGATCTgaggagaagctcagtcattcgtgaAGAGCTCAGAGAAGAGCCTCTGCTCAGTCGTgttgaaaggagacagctgaggtggttctggcatctgataaggatgcctCCTGTGCGCCTCctcagggaggtgttccaggcacatccagctgggaggaaacacaggactaggtggagagattatatgtccacactggcctgggaacatctCGGAATCCCCcaatggttaatgtggcccagtaaAAGGGAACTTTGGGGTCCCTACTGGAGTGTTGTCCCGCGACCTGATCCTATATGTGGTTGAAGATGACTTGTGACTGGGAAATGCCACTCACAGACTGCACATGATGTCATAATTCATAACAGCGCCATGATGGATCACTGTGCTGTTGTTATAAGGCAGACAGGTAGACAGTTAAGGTAGATGAGATTTGGATAAGCTTTACATTATAGTTTTATGCTGTCTTGTTTGCACATTCTGCTTCTATAAGGACCACTGTTACAAGGCACATTGTTACAAGTACAAAGTACAGTATTCACTGACCATAGTACCACTTCTATTTatgttgctgaaaaaaaaaataaataaatctgtcatTGGGACTGAATTAGTTAAACTTGCACTGCAACTTTTGTATTGTTTTATGTTATATTGCACTGTTTTGTACTGTTTGAACACAGCACATATTATTCATATTATGGGAGCTGTCAGGACTTtcaaaatatttgaacaaaatctATAAAATAATTCTGTCTTGATTTACATTATTTCAttgattctgtgtaggctctcagttgtccaggtggtttccatagtagagaagcttgaatcttcgacttgactgggttgcttgacgcaaggacgtttcgcttcaaatcgcagaagcttcctcagctaaaattcttgctctggaagtctgacttctgtctgactcttgtagagaagaataaaacagaagccaacaaaagctggagttttaaacctaaccagaccccttctactgagaggcagactgctataggctagtgcaggggtggccaacttcggtcctcgagagccacattcctgacactcttagttgtctccctgctccaacacacctgaatccaatgaaagactcgttagcagacttttagcctatagcagtctgcctctcagtaggaggggtctggttaggtttaaaactccagctttttgtggcttctgtttattcttctctacaagagtcagacagaagtcagacttccagagcaagaattttagctgaggaagcttctgcgatttgaagcgaaacgtcctcgcgtcaagcaacccagtccagttgaagattcaagcttctctactattatttaattgaattatttttttcattgttatttatgttattttaatgTGTGTTTGATCAACAATTACACCTTTAAGGTCATACGTCTGTCGTTAATCTATAATCTAAATTATAATTTCGCTGAAAGtagtaaatcccttcagctgttcccttgtttgcaaatggggttgccacagcaaattcgAGGCCTCCGGCACTAAACTGAGTAGAACCGGCCCTGAGCCCAATTGAAGCAAATCAGTCATCGTGATGGAGAACGTTAATCCCTGTAttgatttctttcaatgaccatgttgttcgtagatcatttttaagattttggtatttcatttgtgtgtcttgtatgaattatcatgtattTGTTCAAaaggctctttagtccaaatctttgaccacactcagaacagacaaatactttttgtctttgtcttttttcatttattttggatATCTTTTTAATAGAATGGAGTGggcccagacccggggtctaaagttGTACCATAGGCTCTATAGTTACCCTAACatagctggcattgtatccaagggctctcttcaagatggcgattgttcccttaattgcagacaacttgtgtgcgcttgggtgaccggggattgcctcaaggtatttcttcaggttcttcttcatcaggcctgttgcccccaccacaactgggatgatatttatgtctttcaatgaccatgttgttcgtaggtcatttttcaggtcatgGCATTTTGTGATCATTCCCCTTTCAGCTTGATTCAGGCcattgtcacatcaatgattttggctgttttcttttGCTTGCACCAGattacaatatcaggtttgactgCACCTCCTTTGTTATGTCTtgtgctggctcatgctcccagacatttTCCTTGACTTCCATCGctagttccttgcatactttccagggAAGATagtgacagatcttgttgtgtcaggatgtataatgtccgtctgccatgaggatctggcatgctgatgttagatgtttGACactcagctgtatgacagaatcagcatttgccattttgtgaaatccctgccatttttttgttttctcttgcttgtttcaGATGACAATATcgggtttgattgcacctccttcgatatgtctccttgctgggatctctttgttgtAGAAGACAGGTATTTTTCCGTTGGacgagactggtgttggctcatgctcccagacatttTCCTTTACTTCCATCTCcacttccttgcatactttccagtggaaatattgacagatcttgttgagttgggatgtataatgtccatctgccataatgatctggcatgctgatgttagatggtttacaccataggtgtcaaactgattccagaaaggggcaagagggtgcaggttttctttgtaaccacccactgcaccaggtgatttcactgattaacatcactttgtgcagatggaatcagttaatcagtgaaatcacctggtgcagtgggtggttacaaagaaaacctgtaccctcttggccctttctggaatcaattTGACACctatggtttacactctcaacagctgtatgacagaatcagcatttgtcattttgtgagatccctgccatttttttaaagctgtttgttagaagtccctgatcttgtgctccaatcagaattctttctccagcaaaaaccaagttctccatttttcagccactgcattgatccaactttcaatgtattcctttttgagttcttcttggaattgtCCAGCCCTTTTGCgctgtttccatctgtccactcaatgttttccttggcttttgctgtattgttctctggtctgtcttgtggGTTTTGTTGCCGAAATCAGATTGTTACTTTCTCTCTCTTGTAAGAGTTCTCCACCAGGTCTGTTCAGATAAGGTCTTCTTGTGATGTTGTGTGACCTTTTTCATGACTTCCTCTTCAgaactctttaagtactgtccaatacttattatcgatgttCTGTAGGCCTGGCTGACTTCAGTGAGACCGAGACCACCTTCTCTGCGAGGgaaatatattctgtccatgcactgatttctttaTTTGACTTTGTGGaaggtgagcatcttcctggtttttgtgtccaacttattaagctcacgctgtggccagtctactatgccaaacccataggtcaccactggtattgcaaaatggtttatggctgtgatattGCTTCTTGGTGTCAactctgttttgcagatctttatgcggtttaggtattcttgtgttgtttcTTTTCTCATTTTCGTATGCTCTATTGTAGCACTGTCTTCAATTTGTATGTAGCccccttcatccaactgtatgttttctgtttatgtgtctgttcaggtcggtcttttgtccaaatctttgaccacactcagaacagacaaatgctttgtgtcctgtatgaattattatgtgtctgttcagagtgctctttagtccaaatctttgaccacactcagaacagacaaatgctttttgtcctgtatgaattattatgtgtgtgttcagaatgctctttcgtccaaatctctgaccacagtcagaacagacaaatgctttttgtcctgtatgaattattatgtgtctgttcagagtgctctttcgtccaaatctttgaccacactcagaacagacaaatgctttttgccctgtatgaattatcatgtgtttgttcaggtagGTCTTGTGTGCAAAGCTTtggccacattcagaacagccaaattgtttttgtcctgtatgaattatcatgtgtttgttcagagagcTCCTTAGTCCAAatgtttgaccacactcagaacagacaaatggtttttgtcctgtatgaattatcatgtgtctgttcaaagtgctctttcgtccaaatctttgaccacactcagaacagacaaatggtttttgtcctgtatgactaatcatgtgtttgttcaagtTGCTctgtagtccaaatctttgaccacattcagaacagacaaatggtttttgtcctgtatgaattatcatgtgtcctttcaggtggctctttcgtccaaatctttgaccacattcagaacagccaaatggtttttgtcctgtatgaattatcatatgtgTTTTCAGagtgctcttatgtccacatctttgaccacactcagaacagacaaatggtttttgtcctgtatgaattctaatgtgtttgtccttctgtttctgtgttttacTCCGATCAAAACAGCTAAATGGAtttcttcttgcttgcctctccttttgcCTCTCTAAGTTGTTCATGTGacaagatgcttttccatatttagagcctttaaactgtttctcagtgttgcctgaacgaacaatattggtattttttcgacagttaaaacttgactgaagttctctggtctgtttccagtcatgactgtcatcagtctcagttccagaactgtctgaactcctgccactggtatctggttgtaaatgactattTGGACCGGAGttactggctggttgtggtcctccatcatcttctgctgtcagtgttctgtgaacagatgagctgctggctacaggctcagcctctgtgctgtcatcacttcggctttgatgaagctgtgatgactctggtttttcatgatcactttcactcttcacagggacggcagtgaaaccaaacttgttgagatctgcctcctccagctgctgaagctgctctccctgctgacttagcCACAGCTTCTCtttttctttaatgtcctcctggtcaacactcagattccattcctggtgttcagggagaatttcttctttaataaccaacaacggctgcatgtctggaaagaaacaaattaagttaacaataaatgttagaacaacacttactaaaataaagtatcagtggtgagtttgacctgatgacagtacgttattgcactgatggaactgataaagtggaaatgcaCATCAGGATTTGTTATAAATTTCATAAATCTTAATTCATGTCTGTGTCTGCCACaattgactattgtaatgttttatttttttggattGCCACAAAATAGTGTAGGGAGCcaaagggagcctcagagtggtacgtccgcttaattaggtcacGTGACCTTTAATGCGAGAGcacgtcattcgactccagagggttaaaattacCTGAAGCTACACATCTTACATGCATCACATTTTCCCATTTCTTGTCACAATGTTGTATGCATTGTCCCTgttaaataatcattaaaataaaataacactgGACATTTTAATTGGAAATCTTTACAACTGGGCGAGTGGCATGTTCagtttttattgttttgctttgtgttctgttTCATGGAGCTGGTAGGGTTTAGAGAGAGTCTGGGAATTTGGATCATGCTTTTGGTGAATAATATATATACAATCTTGAACATGGAGACGAGAAGACTCAGATCATAAAGACAGCACTCAAGTTCATTTGTAATGACATCACCATGACTGATCTAGATCCAAAGTCATACCCCAGCGCATACagtatagggctgcagctatcaaatatttttggaatcgaatattctatcagttattttattgattaatcgagtaatcggataaaaagtaacattgtatttttaaacaatatcagtagtggcagggctctccctaagcactggcacaatgttgctgtgccatcatgcagatttttaagtttagggtgttccctctctctgttttgctgggttattaattttttcatattaagagttttagagctttgccaaaccataagcccaggcagtctgtgaaatcttcagtctgcattcttttttccttattgcatatttcatttgcacgttttattactgtgatttattcagtgtttagcgtATATTTATACAATGCCGTACAGAgtgtagctcaaaccaaagtcaaattctttgttttctgtggatacttggcgaataacagagcctttgaaaaatggctgtggattgcagcgtttccacaaaagctgcctaAAAACTGATGCTTAataaaaactcttaccaaatctgatttaaagctttattttaaatcattaaacatgactcatttaaagtacGCAAACTTtcacttcatctgcggaggtggagaacggccagtggagcaaaacgtgttttttaaaatatataaaaacacactgcttcactttaaatgtgcaataagtccgtttcagataatccgcacagaccctttctcttaaaaggctttattttactcagtgtgtggctttgcaaacttgtAGCCTCGCCTGCTGCATTGATTAGCACTAtggtcttcttctgtgtttttggtgggaacgttacagcgccacatacaggcctggcgtatGTACTATAGCATTAAACGAAGCCTCCTACATTTTTTTGGAATCAAATTACTCAatgaatcatttcagccctaatacAGTATGACTGACAGTATGACACAGATTGTCAAGAGAGACAAAAGAGTTGCCATTTGGGGCAGAACTTTATTAAGCCCTGCTGATATCGGTCAGGAGTATTGTCACACCAAATGGGGCTTGCCATACAACTTGATCACAGATTTGTGTCAAAATGGATGCTCAACAAGTTACACCAGCTGGGATACACAAAGTATTACTTGAAGACACAAAACTACAAATACGGTTTCCTTAGGAGGGGTGGAGATGATACTTCTGGCACTCTTGCCACGATTGTGGAAGAAACCAGTGATTAGATCAATGATGAGGTTGCAGTTGGTGCTGCAACTGAGGATCAATCAGTGATGACAGCTACTAAAAATTAAATGTTGACTAATGATCACGTGGTCCAATGGAGGTTGGGTAAACAATGCAGTCTCTCAGTTTGTTGGAGACAATATAGATTTAAACATTGTCTCTATTCATGGAAACACTCACTTCCAAACAATGGGTTGGACCAAAGTCATCTCTCTAGCATCACCTTTGCCAGATccacagcagaggtgggacgaagtcaccagcaagtcactcttaagtcatgaattggcaagtcccaagtcaagtctcaagtcataatgcccaccaattgtttgcaagatgaCT
It encodes:
- the LOC117507834 gene encoding gastrula zinc finger protein XlCGF8.2DB-like, which gives rise to MNNLERQKERQARRNPFSCFDRSKTQKQKDKHIRIHTGQKPFVCSECGQRCGHKSTLKTHMIIHTGQKPFGCSECGQRFGRKSHLKGHMIIHTGQKPFVCSECGQRFGLQSNLNKHMISHTGQKPFVCSECGQRFGRKSTLNRHMIIHTGQKPFVCSECGQTFGLRSSLNKHMIIHTGQKQFGCSECGQSFAHKTYLNKHMIIHTGQKAFVCSECGQRFGRKSTLNRHIIIHTQ